From the Lolium rigidum isolate FL_2022 chromosome 2, APGP_CSIRO_Lrig_0.1, whole genome shotgun sequence genome, one window contains:
- the LOC124692838 gene encoding UV-stimulated scaffold protein A homolog produces the protein MPRATFSSGRPPSSSSAESGSNPSISSTVDTSIASLIERATSTTAPSVDPVLLRAIKSSARASDGAIRDAFRLLLSLMSKPHSHVRLLAFSIVDELFMRSKLFRSLLADALDGFVPLAVGFRSDDQLPPPAASANTLRKSAIQALERWHHLFGLHYRQLRLAVEYLKESARIQFPGIRAAVEARAAREARTQEILTAKVQQLRQDISSIKAEIRSTIQEIRSGLAIIRAEYEKFEGYADDDEEEQEVASLAMRSIRAASLMAGEWVPETKENEAVFDALREAYRLLMSKHFGTIQDWISVLIRVNLADNRFRDSALKELIDVKNEIRAVRGQCNELGLDLDNVRRKKDIQEEEDEDWEEGKIEVPSPARAESSADVAGSSKDARKGKGVVGAVNSGDNDMPNAGNTSQEMDPERARLLAEAPLVSWSSVLDRWGSNGDAHVNQRGLELDSHWGRMDNDAVIPAAKIAELNVHHSVYKEEPVEILPCRAPLKKGGLCHRRDLKICPFHGPIIPRDSEGKPIGLNDGSSGAGGDPVEQSGDICDAGGRIPIETNGSSDGEYTPEPSPSMTTNSNNDTGVMDGAHNLGKNTMDQLARQAIKNVRKRDMDEKAREKARRVRIRQHNEDVLRQAAIASTPHSAAAYDQPSETLGRRGRRRGKTKEPTLASMLKKKVTTKDRIAERLLNARARDAATREASHNEDMTYREAFPNQWQ, from the exons ATGCCTCGTGCGACAttctcctccggccggccgccctcgtcgtcgtcggcggagTCGGGCTCGAACCCCTCCATCTCCTCGACGGTGGATACGTCTATAGCGTCCCTCATCGAgcgcgccacctccaccaccgctccTTCCGTCGACCCCGTCCTCCTCCGCGCCATCAAGTCCTCGGCTCGCGCCTCCGATGGCGCCATCCGCGACGccttccgcctcctcctctccctcatgTCCAAGCCCCACTCCCAT GTGCGGCTCCTCGCCTTCAGCATCGTCGACGAGCTCTTCATGCGCTCCAAGCTCTTCCGCTCCCTCCTCGCCGACGCGCTCGACGGATTCGTCCCGCTAGCCGTTGGCTTCCGCAGCGACGACCAGCTCCCGCCGCCGGCTGCCTCCGCCAACACGCTCCGCAAGTCCGCCATCCAGGCGCTCGAGCGCTGGCACCACCTCTTCGGCCTGCACTACCGCCAGCTCCGTCTCGCCGTCGAGTACCTCAAGGAGTCCGCCCGTATCCAGTTCCCCGGCATCCGCGCAGCCGTCGAGGCTCGTGCGGCGCGGGAGGCACGCACGCAGGAGATCTTGACTGCCAAGGTTCAGCAGCTGCGCCAGGACATTTCGTCCATAAAGGCTGAAATCCGATCCACCATCCAAGAGATCCGCAGCGGGCTGGCGATCATCCGTGCCGAGTACGAGAAATTCGAGGGTTAcgcggacgacgacgaggaggagcaggaggttgCTTCGTTGGCGATGCGGAGTATCAGGGCAGCGTCGTTGATGGCCGGGGAATGGGTGCCTGAAACCAAGGAAAACGAGGCTGTTTTTGATGCGTTGAGGGAGGCGTACCGGCTCCTTATGTCAAAGCACTTTGGCACCATTCAGGATTGGATATCTGTGCTTATTAGAGTCAATCTTGCAGATAACCGGTTCAGAGATTCCGCGCTCAAGGAACTCATTGATGTTAAGAATGAAATACGCGCGGTGAGAGGCCAGTGCAATGAGCTTGGTCTTGATCTTGATAATGTTCGTAGGAAGAAGGATAttcaggaggaagaggatgaagattgGGAGGAGGGTAAGATTGAAGTTCCTAGTCCTGCTAGAGCTGAGAGCAGTGCGGATGTTGCAGGTTCCAGCAAGGACGCTAGAAAGGGAAAGGGGGTGGTGGGCGCAGTGAACTCTGGTGACAATGACATGCCAAATGCTGGCAATACATCTCAGGAGATGGATCCAGAGAGAGCAAGGCTCCTTGCTGAAGCACCTTTGGTATCATGGAGCTCAGTCTTGGACCGGTGGGGTTCCAATGGGGATGCACATGTAAACCAGAGGGGGCTTGAGCTCGACAGCCATTGGGGAAGGATGGATAATGATGCTGTTATACCTGCAGCAAAGATTGCAGAGTTAAATGTTCACCATTCTGTTTATAAGGAAGAGCCGGTTGAGATCCTACCATGCCGTGCACCTCTGAAGAAAGGAGGTCTTTGCCACAGAAGGGATCTCAAGATATGCCCTTTTCATGGACCCATCATCCCACGTGATTCAGAAGGAAAGCCAATTGGTCTAAATGATGGCAGTTCTGGTGCAGGAGGTGATCCCGTTGAGCAGAGTGGTGACATCTGTGATGCAGGAGGAAGAATTCCGATTGAGACAAATGGAAGCAGTGATGGTGAATATACGCCGGAGCCTTCTCCTTCAATGACTACAAACAGTAACAATGACACTGGCGTCATGGATGGAGCTCATAATCTTGGTAAAAATACAATGGATCAGCTGGCGAGGCAAGCAATTAAGAATGTTCGGAAAAGGGACATGGATGAGAAAGCGCGTGAAAAAGCCCGACGTGTGAGAATCCGTCAGCATAATGAAGATGTTCTGCGACAAGCGGCTATTGCTTCAACTCCCCACTCAGCGGCAGCATATGACCAACCTTCTGAAACACTGGGCCGACGGGGTCGACGTCGAGGTAAAACAAAGGAACCCACACTAGCATCGATGCTGAAGAAAAAAGTTACCACAAAAGATAGGATTGCAGAGAGGCTCCTAAATGCTCGAGCTAGGGATGCAGCCACAAGAGAAGCTTCTCATAATGAGGATATGACCTACAGGGAAGCATTCCCGAATCAGTGGCAATGA
- the LOC124690469 gene encoding STOREKEEPER protein-like — translation MARKKVRLPSPSPSPSPPPPTPPREESSSDEDDEEKEATPAAQKAPQNPNPLSTAAADADSSDGGEEESDDSETNADAFQILQAARSPGKPLESDADEGDGSSSDSPDPVQTKPARKPGKKRQAAESIPSAVKAKKAKAEAAPLSGKAPSDPNSTSKGKKHKEKAAPDRSPSKPTGRRWTVEDEIKVLEALVSHTKANGTQPSAVELIAAVGDSLERKTCTKTEMYEKVRHLKQRHEKAASTGTLPDNDDDLRKFNLSEAVWGESAKEVAAAPVSQNDAATSMSKKGQTNKEKKGGGTAKEATSTVNENVGTVTESNKELATKEKLDGATKGRLSKKAATTDTPVKSKKRGNHKEDLEGDAKTKETTNAATQNGSMLVRSKSGKSDKEEKDGDGDSLGPKEATAVTQNGEDHEDKMDIDPNVKNMRREFDELQNLYPNLASYVERIQAQHPCGETLKRAFEFIADDKACALESKIKKQRVIEMKTEIRRADTKKEVTNIFIGLLD, via the coding sequence ATGGCCCGCAAGAAGGTCCgcctgccgtcgccctcgccgtcgccgtcgccgccaccgccgacgcctCCGCGGGAGGAGTCCAGCTCcgacgaagacgatgaggagAAGGAAGCCACCCCCGCAGCCCAAAAGGCCCCACAAAACCCTAACCCCCTTTCCACCGCCGCGGCCGACGCCGATTCATCggatggaggcgaggaggagtcCGACGACTCGGAAACCAACGCCGATGCCTTCCAGATCCTTCAGGCCGCCCGCTCCCCCGGCAAGCCCTTGGAATCTGACGCCGATGAGGGGGACGGCAGCTCGTCGGATAGCCCGGACCCCGTCCAGACCAAGCCGGCAAGGAAACCCGGGAAGAAGAGGCAGGCCGCTGAGTCCATTCCGTCTGCTGTCAAGGCGAAGAAAGCCAAGGCCGAGGCGGCTCCTCTGTCTGGCAAGGCGCCCTCTGACCCCAATTCCACCAGCAAGGGTAAGAAGCACAAGGAGAAGGCTGCGCCGGATCGCTCCCCGTCCAAGCCCACAGGAAGACGCTGGACAGTTGAGGACGAGATCAAGGTCCTGGAAGCTCTTGTCAGCCACACCAAGGCTAATGGCACGCAGCCTAGTGCTGTTGAACTTATTGCTGCGGTTGGCGACAGCCTTGAAAGGAAGACCTGTACCAAGACTGAAATGTATGAGAAGGTGCGGCATCTCAAGCAGCGGCATGAGAAAGCAGCGAGTACAGGCACCCTGCCAGATAATGATGACGACCTCCGTAAGTTCAACCTCTCGGAGGCAGTCTGGGGAGAAAGTGCAAAGGAGGTTGCTGCGGCCCCCGTATCTCAAAATGATGCTGCTACCTCAATGAGCAAGAAGGGGCAGACTAACAAGGAGAAAAAGGGTGGTGGTACAGCAAAGGAAGCCACCAGCACCGTGAACGAAAATGTCGGAACTGTCACTGAGAGTAATAAGGAGCTGGCCACCAAAGAGAAGCTAGATGGAGCTACCAAGGGCAGGTTATCAAAGAAGGCTGCCACTACTGATACTCCTGTTAAGAGTAAGAAACGGGGAAATCATAAGGAGGACTTAGAAGGCGATGCAAAAACAAAGGAGACCACCAATGCTGCCACTCAAAACGGCAGCATGTTGGTTAGGAGCAAGAGTGGTAAGTCTGACAAAGAGGAAAAGGATGGAGATGGGGATAGCCTTGGACCAAAGGAGGCCACGGCGGTCACTCAAAATGGGGAGGATCATGAAGACAAAATGGATATAGATCCTAATGTGAAAAACATGCGAAGAGAGTTCGATGAGTTACAGAATTTGTACCCCAACCTTGCCTCTTATGTGGAGCGCATCCAGGCCCAGCATCCATGTGGGGAGACACTGAAAAGAGCATTTGAGTTCATTGCTGACGACAAGGCTTGTGCTTTGGAATCCAAGATCAAGAAACAAAGAGTAATTGAGATGAAGACGGAGATTCGCCGAGCCGACACTAAGAAGGAGGTGACCAACATATTCATAGGATTGCTGGACTGA